One part of the Streptomyces nigra genome encodes these proteins:
- a CDS encoding NACHT domain-containing protein, with product MSRSDLMAAFWRPLKRMVEDHDVNRKLLARRLGIGASGLSELLNGKRANAPDWVTIRTIVTECGEGTQLDYWRRRLTDLQAELDFVAAQVNRAPRTDPTPPSGDPDRSSICSVCADEYEDNRFRAHIRELSGDGWPSGSYRAAARVLTGRHPVLRRDADILFDHELDSAAGRDAFRAWLEDLARRLLAGLGARVRCACHLHRVVLLSAAHTVVLLEGVVHGLAFDLGQGDEQYSDTTALSELFDAIFGDGAIAGPLPVASVLYSDHHGQVLDGYTEFASQWAPEATPEQVRQAAARATALYEGRLAELAAECPELFVWAGMQDGPAAAAALNACPTGETRERLESLYRDLHTQHDGLDGLETLLRALSRDMVPGDWPARLSAIYRHDLRRPISPIEGMGDDAPRPRIPMLGKGYVNPAFRTTVQAPGAMPHVNAWWSTRPLREEIQGFLAGHLTAFPTVNRPLIVLGDPGAGKSLLTRLLAARLPPEDYLPLRIELRNVAADAGVLEQIDEALRQATLKDVSWDTVVESSPGVLPVLIFDGFDELLQAGGADHWGYLDAIAEFQQASAENGRPVAAIVTSRTVVADQAHFPDGGVIIRLEPFDSARIARWTDTWNAINSSYFRRHGLTPLGPDIGYSLHPDLATQPLLLLMLALYHSVEHTAGIQPADPTTMSRVDLYERLLRLFVRRQIIKLEPRLRPEALEERIENELDLLSVVAVAMFNRGRQGVSAAEVRYDLEFLRAPDSRAACPEAKLLFGRFFFIHEAKATFEDGTDRRWYEFLHATFGEHMVARKIARTLLRCPDQGPYEGLLFDLLSYAPLTDRAQIIENLRDLLPSWDTVRPLYQFSLDERRPDSRSGYTPKAARVTYRHACYSANLLLLALAPGEIILFSELLAAGTDPATRWNEHALLWKSQLQPEAWDAFARAVGSVPQQAASGTGEEVRDIALCLGRHEMPPTASRAAWVLESSSGPQGRTRLDRDEVLPPQERLDALRRARLLYDRDVETSLEPALAVFEELDDLIGTCVVDSFGRATSSAYALISLLLCPPAPARDLMARYEACLSSLDALSPSTRRRVVTLIAQRLSGESELLPVDFVSDTVWTLVDADVLNRYGDRDDRTRLCLLVVACRVLARVADEQLAVIVVTLLGLTSRHFADDLSIALEGDERVRGVTGMSRVLTLLLRRIETDTELADRESAHLWLLKLAMALDQREWCEKHCAERLEVMDKATPEPAQPIGAHLEPARWRPAPLDV from the coding sequence GTGTCCCGCAGTGACCTGATGGCCGCCTTCTGGCGTCCGCTGAAGAGGATGGTCGAGGACCACGACGTCAACCGGAAGCTTCTGGCTCGACGGCTGGGCATCGGCGCGTCAGGCCTGTCCGAGCTGCTCAACGGGAAACGGGCCAATGCTCCGGACTGGGTCACGATCAGAACGATCGTGACCGAATGCGGTGAGGGTACCCAACTCGACTACTGGCGCAGACGGCTGACGGACCTGCAGGCGGAATTGGACTTCGTCGCCGCCCAGGTGAACAGGGCGCCACGCACGGACCCGACGCCACCGTCCGGGGATCCGGACCGATCGTCCATATGCTCGGTCTGCGCGGACGAGTACGAGGACAATCGCTTTCGCGCACACATTCGGGAACTCTCCGGCGATGGCTGGCCGTCGGGCTCGTACCGTGCTGCCGCACGCGTGCTGACCGGTCGGCACCCTGTACTGCGCCGGGACGCGGACATCCTCTTCGATCACGAGCTGGACTCGGCGGCTGGACGGGACGCCTTTCGCGCGTGGCTCGAGGACCTCGCTCGGCGTCTGTTGGCCGGTCTTGGCGCCAGAGTGCGCTGCGCCTGCCACCTTCACCGTGTCGTGCTGCTGAGCGCCGCCCACACCGTCGTGCTGCTGGAGGGCGTGGTACACGGCCTGGCGTTCGACCTCGGACAGGGCGACGAACAGTACAGCGATACGACAGCATTGTCAGAGCTGTTCGACGCCATCTTCGGCGACGGGGCCATCGCTGGGCCGCTACCTGTGGCCAGCGTCCTTTACAGCGACCACCACGGACAAGTACTGGACGGCTACACGGAGTTCGCCTCCCAGTGGGCGCCCGAAGCCACGCCGGAACAGGTCCGTCAAGCCGCCGCGAGAGCCACCGCCCTGTATGAGGGCAGACTGGCCGAACTGGCGGCCGAGTGTCCGGAGCTCTTCGTCTGGGCCGGCATGCAGGACGGGCCTGCGGCCGCAGCGGCCCTGAATGCCTGTCCGACCGGAGAAACACGCGAACGCCTGGAGTCCCTCTACCGGGACTTGCATACCCAGCACGACGGTCTCGATGGCCTTGAGACGCTCCTCCGGGCCTTGTCGCGCGACATGGTGCCGGGCGATTGGCCCGCGCGGTTGTCGGCGATCTACCGCCATGACCTCCGCCGTCCGATCTCGCCCATCGAGGGGATGGGGGACGACGCCCCCCGGCCCAGGATCCCCATGCTGGGCAAGGGCTACGTCAACCCGGCCTTCCGCACCACGGTTCAAGCGCCGGGAGCCATGCCTCACGTCAACGCGTGGTGGAGCACCCGCCCGTTGCGCGAAGAGATCCAGGGCTTTCTCGCCGGCCATCTGACGGCATTCCCCACGGTCAACCGCCCCCTCATCGTGCTGGGCGATCCAGGAGCCGGCAAATCACTGCTCACCCGGCTTCTCGCCGCCCGGCTGCCGCCCGAGGACTACCTTCCCCTGAGGATCGAACTGCGCAACGTCGCAGCTGACGCCGGAGTCTTGGAACAGATCGACGAGGCGCTGCGGCAGGCCACTCTCAAGGACGTCAGCTGGGACACTGTGGTCGAATCATCCCCAGGCGTGCTGCCCGTACTGATCTTCGATGGGTTCGACGAGTTGCTCCAGGCCGGCGGCGCCGATCACTGGGGCTATTTGGACGCCATCGCGGAGTTCCAGCAGGCGTCTGCGGAGAACGGCCGTCCGGTGGCCGCGATCGTCACCAGTCGCACTGTCGTGGCCGACCAGGCGCACTTCCCGGACGGCGGCGTCATCATCCGGCTGGAGCCCTTCGACAGCGCCCGCATCGCCCGTTGGACGGACACATGGAACGCGATCAACTCAAGCTACTTCCGCCGCCACGGACTGACACCGCTCGGCCCCGACATCGGCTATTCCCTGCACCCGGACCTCGCTACTCAACCGCTGCTGCTGCTCATGCTCGCCCTCTATCACAGCGTCGAACACACGGCGGGCATCCAGCCGGCCGACCCCACCACCATGAGCCGGGTCGATCTCTACGAGCGCCTCCTGCGCCTCTTCGTGCGACGCCAGATCATCAAACTGGAGCCCCGGCTCCGCCCGGAAGCCCTCGAAGAGCGGATCGAGAACGAACTCGACCTGCTGTCCGTCGTGGCGGTCGCCATGTTCAACCGCGGCCGCCAGGGGGTCAGCGCTGCTGAGGTCCGGTACGACCTGGAGTTCCTGAGAGCTCCCGACAGTCGAGCCGCCTGCCCGGAGGCCAAGCTGCTCTTCGGTCGGTTCTTCTTCATCCACGAGGCCAAAGCCACCTTCGAGGACGGGACCGACCGGCGCTGGTACGAGTTCTTGCACGCCACGTTCGGCGAGCACATGGTCGCTCGGAAGATCGCCCGCACTCTGCTCCGCTGCCCCGACCAGGGCCCGTACGAAGGTCTGCTCTTCGACCTGCTGTCCTATGCGCCGCTGACCGACCGAGCACAGATCATCGAGAATCTGCGCGATCTTCTGCCTTCCTGGGACACGGTCCGCCCCCTCTATCAGTTCTCTCTGGACGAACGGCGCCCCGACAGCCGCAGCGGCTACACCCCGAAAGCCGCCCGCGTCACCTACCGACACGCCTGCTACAGCGCAAACCTGCTCCTGCTAGCCCTGGCGCCCGGAGAGATCATCCTCTTCTCCGAGCTCCTGGCCGCCGGTACGGACCCGGCGACGCGCTGGAACGAGCACGCCCTGCTGTGGAAATCTCAGCTCCAGCCGGAAGCCTGGGACGCCTTCGCGCGCGCCGTGGGCAGCGTGCCCCAGCAAGCAGCCTCCGGTACTGGCGAAGAGGTCCGTGACATCGCCCTGTGCCTCGGTCGGCACGAAATGCCCCCCACTGCGAGCCGGGCGGCCTGGGTGCTGGAGTCCTCGTCAGGGCCGCAAGGGCGGACACGACTGGATCGGGACGAGGTCCTACCTCCGCAGGAACGGCTCGACGCCCTACGACGCGCGCGCCTCCTGTACGACCGGGACGTGGAGACCTCGCTCGAGCCGGCGCTCGCGGTATTCGAGGAACTGGACGACCTCATCGGGACCTGTGTCGTCGATTCCTTCGGCCGTGCCACGTCCTCCGCGTATGCGTTGATCTCCCTGCTGCTGTGCCCGCCCGCGCCCGCCCGCGACCTCATGGCGCGCTATGAGGCATGTCTGAGCTCCCTCGACGCCCTGAGCCCCTCGACCAGGCGACGCGTCGTCACGCTGATCGCCCAGAGGCTGTCGGGGGAGAGTGAGCTGCTTCCCGTCGACTTCGTCAGCGACACGGTGTGGACGCTGGTCGACGCAGACGTCCTCAATAGGTACGGCGACCGGGACGACCGCACCCGCTTGTGCCTGCTCGTCGTCGCCTGCCGGGTGCTCGCCAGGGTCGCGGACGAGCAGTTGGCGGTGATCGTCGTTACGCTGCTGGGGCTGACGTCCAGACATTTCGCCGACGACCTGAGCATCGCCCTTGAGGGCGACGAGCGGGTGCGCGGCGTCACCGGCATGAGCCGGGTGCTGACGCTCCTCCTACGTCGTATCGAAACGGATACGGAGTTGGCGGACCGCGAGTCGGCGCACCTGTGGCTGCTCAAACTCGCCATGGCACTCGATCAACGGGAGTGGTGCGAGAAGCACTGCGCGGAGCGGCTTGAGGTGATGGACAAGGCCACCCCCGAACCGGCCCAACCGATCGGAGCGCACCTGGAGCCGGCGAGATGGCGTCCCGCCCCTTTGGACGTGTGA
- a CDS encoding YchJ family protein, whose translation MGVMSRRAARPASPSRSTGGCPCGLSGSYEACCGRFHSGAGAAPTAEALMRSRYSAFVRGDVPYLLRTWHPRTRPGRLELDPGMRWTGLEILDARDGTAFHTTGTVTFRASYRGGSLHERSRFERVDGAWVYVDGEFLD comes from the coding sequence ATGGGGGTCATGTCCCGACGTGCCGCCCGCCCCGCCTCCCCGTCCCGGTCCACGGGCGGGTGCCCGTGCGGGCTTTCCGGTTCCTACGAGGCCTGCTGCGGGCGGTTCCACTCCGGTGCGGGCGCCGCGCCGACCGCCGAGGCGTTGATGCGGTCGCGGTACAGCGCGTTCGTACGGGGCGATGTGCCGTATCTCCTGCGCACCTGGCATCCGCGGACGCGGCCGGGGCGGCTGGAGCTGGATCCCGGGATGCGGTGGACCGGCCTGGAGATCCTCGACGCCAGGGACGGTACGGCGTTCCACACCACGGGGACGGTGACGTTCCGGGCGTCGTACCGCGGCGGGTCGCTGCACGAGCGCAGCCGGTTCGAGCGGGTGGACGGCGCCTGGGTGTACGTGGACGGGGAGTTCCTCGACTAG
- a CDS encoding FadR/GntR family transcriptional regulator, whose protein sequence is MSTTGRGLHGRVLDSLGPAITAGEYPPGSVLRTDELAQRFDVSRSVMREAVRVLESMHLVESRRRVGVTVRPKAEWNVYDPQVIRWRLAGADRPHQLRSLTVLRSAVEPVAAGLAAKHATAEQCAELTECALGMVAHSRGHQLEGYLFHDVAFHRVILNASGNEMFARLGDVVAEVLAGRTHHEVMFEDPDPAAVTLHVQVAEAVRAGDAVRAEHLTREITVGALQELDILAP, encoded by the coding sequence ATGAGCACAACGGGCCGGGGGCTGCACGGCCGAGTACTGGACTCCCTCGGCCCCGCGATCACCGCGGGTGAGTACCCGCCGGGCAGTGTCCTGCGCACGGACGAACTCGCCCAGCGCTTCGACGTCTCACGCTCCGTGATGCGCGAGGCGGTACGCGTCCTGGAGTCGATGCACCTGGTCGAGTCCCGCCGCCGCGTCGGCGTCACCGTCCGCCCCAAGGCGGAGTGGAACGTCTACGACCCCCAGGTCATCCGCTGGCGGCTGGCCGGCGCCGACCGCCCCCACCAGCTCCGTTCGCTCACCGTGCTGCGCTCCGCCGTCGAACCCGTGGCCGCGGGCCTCGCCGCCAAGCACGCCACGGCCGAGCAGTGCGCCGAACTCACCGAGTGCGCCCTCGGTATGGTCGCCCACTCGCGCGGCCACCAGCTGGAGGGCTATCTCTTCCACGACGTCGCGTTCCACCGCGTCATCCTCAACGCCTCCGGCAACGAGATGTTCGCCCGGCTCGGCGACGTCGTCGCGGAGGTCCTGGCCGGCCGCACCCATCACGAGGTCATGTTCGAGGACCCCGACCCGGCGGCGGTCACCCTGCACGTCCAGGTCGCCGAGGCGGTCCGCGCGGGCGACGCCGTCCGCGCCGAGCACCTCACCCGCGAGATCACGGTCGGTGCCCTCCAGGAACTCGACATCCTGGCCCCGTAG
- a CDS encoding gluconokinase encodes MNTPHVVVVMGVAGTGKTTIGPLLAARLGVPYAEGDDFHSEANISKMSAGTPLDDDDRWPWLDAIGAWAHRRAGLGGVVSCSALKRSYRDRLRAAAPDVVFVHLAGDRAVIEDRMSHRQGHFMPTALLDSQFATLQPLQEDEAGVAVDVAGTPEEITERAARALSALPEPTA; translated from the coding sequence ATGAACACCCCCCATGTCGTCGTGGTCATGGGCGTCGCGGGCACCGGGAAGACCACCATCGGTCCCCTGCTCGCGGCCCGCCTCGGCGTTCCCTACGCCGAGGGCGACGACTTCCACTCCGAGGCCAACATCTCCAAGATGTCGGCCGGCACTCCGCTCGACGACGACGACAGGTGGCCGTGGCTCGACGCCATCGGCGCCTGGGCGCACCGAAGGGCCGGGCTCGGCGGAGTGGTCAGCTGCTCGGCGCTGAAGCGCTCGTACCGCGACCGGTTGCGGGCCGCCGCACCGGACGTCGTGTTCGTGCACCTCGCGGGTGACCGCGCGGTGATCGAGGACCGGATGTCGCACCGGCAGGGGCACTTCATGCCGACCGCGCTGCTCGACTCCCAGTTCGCCACCCTCCAGCCGCTCCAGGAGGACGAGGCGGGAGTCGCCGTGGATGTGGCCGGCACCCCCGAGGAGATCACCGAACGGGCCGCCAGGGCTCTGTCGGCGCTCCCCGAGCCGACCGCGTAA
- a CDS encoding GntP family permease — MTRLSVEMLAADPVEPITSAGHAQLGVAVLLGIAVIVLLITKFKLHAFLSLTLGSLVLGAIAGAPLDKVIASFTTGLGSTVAGVGVLIALGAILGKMLADSGGADQIVDTILAKTGGRSMPWAMVLIASVIGLPLFFEVGVVLLIPVVLMVAKRGNYSLMRIGIPALAGLSVMHGLVPPHPGPLVAIDAVGANLGVTLALGVLVAIPTVIIAGPVFSKFAARWVDVPAPERMIPQRVSEDLKKRPGFGATLATILLPVVLMLSKALVDIVVDDPENTVQRVFDVVGSPLIALLASVIVGIFTLLAPAGFGKERISPLVEKGLAPIAGILLIVGAGGGFKQTLIDTGVGQMVLDISKDWSIPALLLAWLIAVAIRLATGSATVATVSAAGLVAPLAADMSTTHTALLVLAIGAGSLFFSHVNDAGFWLVKEYFGLNVGQTIKTWSVMETIISVVAGGTVLLLSLIL, encoded by the coding sequence GTGACCAGACTCAGCGTCGAGATGCTGGCAGCGGACCCCGTCGAGCCGATCACCTCGGCGGGACACGCTCAGCTCGGTGTCGCCGTCCTCTTGGGCATCGCCGTCATCGTGCTGCTCATCACCAAGTTCAAGCTCCACGCCTTCCTGTCCCTGACCCTCGGGTCGCTGGTGCTCGGCGCGATCGCCGGGGCACCGCTGGACAAGGTCATCGCCAGCTTCACCACGGGCCTCGGCTCCACGGTGGCGGGCGTCGGCGTACTGATCGCCCTGGGCGCCATCCTCGGCAAGATGCTCGCCGACTCCGGGGGTGCCGACCAGATCGTCGACACGATCCTCGCGAAGACCGGCGGCCGTTCGATGCCGTGGGCCATGGTGCTGATCGCGTCCGTGATCGGACTGCCCCTGTTCTTCGAGGTCGGCGTCGTCCTGCTGATCCCCGTCGTGCTGATGGTCGCCAAGCGCGGCAACTACTCGCTGATGCGCATCGGCATCCCGGCGCTGGCCGGTCTGTCCGTGATGCACGGCCTGGTCCCGCCGCACCCCGGTCCGCTGGTCGCGATCGACGCGGTCGGCGCCAACCTGGGCGTCACGCTGGCGCTCGGTGTCCTGGTCGCGATACCGACCGTGATCATCGCCGGTCCGGTGTTCTCGAAGTTCGCCGCGCGCTGGGTGGACGTCCCGGCGCCGGAGCGGATGATCCCGCAGCGTGTCAGCGAGGACCTGAAGAAGCGTCCCGGCTTCGGCGCCACCCTGGCGACGATCCTTCTGCCGGTCGTCCTGATGCTGTCCAAGGCGCTGGTCGACATCGTCGTGGACGACCCGGAGAACACCGTCCAGCGGGTCTTCGACGTCGTCGGCTCGCCGCTGATCGCCCTGCTCGCCTCCGTGATCGTCGGCATCTTCACGCTGCTGGCGCCGGCCGGGTTCGGCAAGGAGCGCATCTCGCCGCTGGTCGAGAAGGGGCTCGCGCCGATCGCGGGCATCCTGCTGATCGTCGGTGCGGGCGGTGGCTTCAAGCAGACGCTGATCGACACCGGTGTGGGCCAGATGGTCCTGGACATCTCCAAGGACTGGTCGATCCCCGCGCTGCTGCTGGCCTGGCTGATCGCGGTGGCGATCCGGCTGGCGACGGGTTCGGCGACGGTGGCGACGGTATCCGCGGCCGGTCTGGTCGCCCCGCTCGCGGCCGACATGTCGACCACGCACACGGCCCTGCTCGTCCTGGCCATCGGCGCCGGCTCGCTGTTCTTCAGCCATGTCAACGACGCCGGGTTCTGGCTGGTGAAGGAGTACTTCGGGCTGAACGTCGGCCAGACCATCAAGACCTGGTCCGTCATGGAGACGATCATCTCGGTCGTGGCCGGCGGCACGGTCCTGCTGCTCTCGCTGATCCTGTAG
- a CDS encoding cytochrome b/b6 domain-containing protein, translated as MTRRLDTPRPATDVRRFTPAARRVHRATAALMGVCVATAACLYVPQLAELVGRRELVVRVHEWTGLALPVPALAGLASRAFRRDLRFLNRFGPHDRTWLRAALRRDRRPGSRPAGKFNAGQKIYANWLAGATLVMLGTGLLMWFTDLTPLRWRTSATFVHDWLALTLGIVLAAHIGMALADPEARRGLRTGSVSRAWAEREHSLWRS; from the coding sequence ATGACCCGACGACTTGACACACCCCGCCCGGCCACCGACGTCCGCCGCTTCACCCCGGCCGCACGCCGGGTGCACCGGGCCACCGCCGCGCTGATGGGCGTGTGCGTGGCGACGGCGGCCTGCCTCTACGTCCCGCAGCTCGCCGAGCTCGTGGGCCGCCGCGAACTCGTGGTCCGCGTCCACGAGTGGACGGGCCTCGCCCTGCCGGTGCCCGCCCTGGCCGGCCTCGCCTCCCGCGCCTTCCGCCGCGACCTGCGCTTCCTCAACCGCTTCGGCCCCCACGACCGGACCTGGCTCCGCGCCGCCCTGCGCCGCGACCGCCGCCCCGGCTCCCGCCCGGCGGGCAAGTTCAACGCCGGCCAGAAGATCTACGCCAACTGGCTCGCCGGCGCGACCCTGGTGATGCTCGGCACCGGTCTGCTGATGTGGTTCACCGACCTCACCCCACTGCGCTGGCGCACCAGCGCCACCTTCGTCCACGACTGGCTCGCCCTCACCCTGGGCATCGTCCTGGCCGCCCACATCGGCATGGCCCTGGCCGACCCGGAGGCCCGCCGAGGCCTACGCACGGGCTCGGTCAGCCGCGCCTGGGCAGAACGGGAACACTCCTTGTGGCGCTCCTGA
- a CDS encoding molybdopterin-dependent oxidoreductase encodes MNPEQPGAPEDDGEEEQGRPVGRRVLLGTLGLGVLGVVTAPTLQRGLESFLAGASDKDPTGLTDLLPNGGGFRYYSVTSSVPRKGATDYRLTVGGLVDRPRSYSLADLRALPQTRLVRDVQCVTGWRVPATPFEGVRLSELLDAAGVRPGAGAVRFTCFDGAYSESLTLDQARRSDVLVALRMRDEDLSHAHGGPARLYVAPMYFYKSAKWLSGITVTRDVRPGYWEERGYDVDAWVGRSNGRDDDPTT; translated from the coding sequence GTGAACCCCGAACAGCCCGGCGCCCCCGAGGACGACGGCGAGGAAGAACAGGGCAGGCCCGTCGGCCGCCGCGTGCTCCTCGGCACCCTCGGACTCGGCGTCCTCGGCGTGGTCACCGCGCCCACCCTGCAACGCGGCCTGGAGTCCTTCCTCGCCGGAGCGTCCGACAAGGACCCCACCGGCCTGACGGACCTGCTGCCCAACGGCGGCGGCTTCCGCTACTACTCGGTCACCTCCTCCGTCCCCCGCAAGGGCGCCACCGACTACCGCCTGACCGTCGGCGGCCTCGTCGACCGCCCCCGCTCCTACTCGCTGGCCGACCTGCGGGCCCTTCCGCAGACCCGGCTGGTCCGCGACGTCCAGTGCGTCACCGGCTGGCGGGTCCCCGCGACCCCCTTCGAAGGCGTGCGGCTGTCCGAGCTGCTCGACGCCGCCGGTGTGCGCCCCGGAGCGGGCGCCGTGCGCTTCACCTGCTTCGACGGCGCCTACTCCGAGAGCCTCACCCTCGACCAGGCCCGCCGCTCCGACGTCCTGGTCGCCCTGCGCATGCGGGACGAGGACCTGAGTCACGCCCACGGCGGCCCCGCGCGCCTCTACGTCGCCCCCATGTACTTCTACAAGTCCGCCAAGTGGCTCTCCGGCATCACGGTCACCCGGGACGTGCGGCCCGGCTACTGGGAGGAGCGGGGCTACGACGTCGACGCCTGGGTCGGCCGCTCGAACGGACGGGACGATGACCCGACGACTTGA
- a CDS encoding APC family permease, protein MTTGSSSTSSATADSGGISTFKGQDRALRADRLGTTGLLLSVLAATAPLMVVAGVMPTTFGVMGILGQPLLFVILGLVLALFSVGYAEMSRHVHNAGAFYAYISRGLGGTAGAGAAMVALVAYNALQVGIYGIFGFEVSGLFATYLDLEIAWWIPALLAALAVGALGWLKIDLNARVLGVLLVIEVALVVIFDVAAISDPAKEGLSLHAFNPDTLTGAGIGTALCFCVAAFLGFEQAPVYAEETSRPHVLVPRVMFLAIGGIAVFYTISCWAYTVATGPSAVVGTAQEQSAGMLFFLTEDLIGGTFTDVLHVLFVTGMFAAMLSFHNVVARYAFAMGREGLLPAAFGRTSGVSGAPGTGSLLQTGVSVLAVAAFALTDDKPAGDPTAPVLHLFTWMGSLGALGVTALMAAASVSVIAFFVRRGAVAAQFWRLAASALSVLALLFIVVYTVKDFDVLIGAGPGSALAWILPSVILLALAAGVVQGLLLRSRTPERHARIGLGNEAFQLDKAAEETP, encoded by the coding sequence ATGACGACGGGCAGTTCCAGCACCAGCAGCGCCACCGCGGACAGCGGCGGGATCAGTACGTTCAAGGGGCAGGACCGCGCCCTGCGCGCCGACCGGCTGGGCACCACCGGCCTGCTGCTCTCCGTCCTCGCCGCGACCGCGCCCCTCATGGTCGTCGCGGGTGTCATGCCCACGACTTTCGGGGTGATGGGGATCCTCGGGCAGCCGCTGCTGTTCGTCATCCTCGGCCTCGTCCTCGCGCTCTTCAGCGTCGGCTACGCCGAGATGAGCCGGCACGTCCACAACGCCGGCGCCTTCTACGCCTACATCTCCCGGGGCCTGGGCGGCACGGCCGGCGCCGGAGCGGCGATGGTCGCGCTCGTCGCCTACAACGCCCTCCAGGTCGGCATCTACGGCATCTTCGGCTTCGAGGTCTCCGGGCTCTTCGCCACCTACCTCGACCTCGAGATCGCCTGGTGGATACCGGCGCTGCTCGCCGCGCTCGCCGTCGGCGCGCTGGGCTGGCTGAAGATCGACCTCAACGCGCGCGTGCTCGGCGTGCTGCTGGTCATCGAGGTCGCCCTCGTCGTCATCTTCGACGTCGCCGCGATCTCCGACCCCGCGAAGGAGGGCCTGTCGCTGCACGCCTTCAACCCCGACACCCTCACCGGCGCCGGCATCGGAACCGCCCTGTGCTTCTGCGTCGCCGCCTTCCTCGGCTTCGAGCAGGCACCCGTCTACGCCGAGGAGACCAGCCGCCCGCACGTCCTCGTGCCCCGCGTGATGTTCCTGGCCATCGGCGGCATCGCGGTGTTCTACACGATCAGCTGCTGGGCGTACACCGTCGCCACCGGGCCGTCCGCCGTCGTCGGCACCGCCCAGGAGCAGAGCGCCGGCATGCTCTTCTTCCTCACCGAGGACCTCATCGGGGGGACCTTCACCGACGTCCTGCACGTGCTGTTCGTGACCGGCATGTTCGCCGCCATGCTCAGCTTCCACAACGTCGTCGCCCGCTACGCCTTCGCCATGGGGCGCGAGGGACTGCTGCCCGCCGCGTTCGGCCGCACCAGCGGCGTCAGCGGCGCCCCCGGCACCGGCTCCCTCCTGCAGACCGGGGTCTCCGTCCTCGCCGTCGCCGCCTTCGCGCTCACCGACGACAAGCCGGCCGGCGACCCCACCGCGCCCGTCCTGCACCTCTTCACCTGGATGGGCAGCCTCGGCGCGCTCGGCGTCACCGCCCTGATGGCCGCCGCCTCGGTCTCCGTGATCGCCTTCTTCGTCCGGCGCGGTGCCGTGGCGGCCCAGTTCTGGCGGCTCGCCGCCTCCGCGCTGTCCGTCCTGGCGCTGCTCTTCATCGTCGTCTACACGGTCAAGGACTTCGACGTCCTGATCGGCGCAGGACCCGGCTCCGCCCTGGCCTGGATCCTGCCCTCGGTCATCCTCCTCGCGCTGGCCGCCGGGGTGGTCCAGGGCCTGCTGCTGCGCTCCCGCACCCCCGAACGGCACGCACGCATCGGGCTCGGCAACGAGGCGTTCCAGCTCGACAAGGCCGCGGAGGAGACCCCGTAA
- a CDS encoding DMT family transporter yields MSLQILILAIAAASCLGFGFVLQQNVAQRAPLNDYLSPRLLLDLMKVPRWLGGIGLMVVGMALGAAALGQGEVSLVEPLLATNLLFALMLSRRQTKQPLGRQGWAGLALLAGGVTAFIVAGRPHGGSASGDSFRQWLIIGVMVGAALLLTGYAKRSRLNAGPALLATAAGLLYGVQDALTRMTGERFADGGLSAVLTSWQPYAIVALGLTGLVLVQSAFETASLRMSLPALTAAQPLAGILCGVGFLGDRLRTDAGALAWESAGLAGIVVGIILLGTHQAMPCGAPQRTKRAAAVVPAPLS; encoded by the coding sequence GTGTCGCTCCAGATCCTCATACTCGCCATCGCCGCCGCGTCCTGTCTGGGCTTCGGCTTCGTGCTCCAGCAGAACGTCGCCCAGCGGGCGCCGCTCAACGACTATCTCTCCCCCCGGCTGCTGCTCGACCTGATGAAGGTCCCGCGCTGGCTCGGCGGCATCGGTCTGATGGTGGTCGGCATGGCGCTCGGCGCGGCGGCGCTGGGCCAGGGCGAGGTCTCCCTCGTGGAACCGCTGCTCGCCACGAACCTCCTCTTCGCGCTCATGCTCTCCCGCCGTCAGACCAAGCAGCCCCTGGGCCGCCAGGGCTGGGCGGGCCTCGCGCTGCTCGCCGGCGGTGTGACGGCGTTCATCGTGGCCGGCCGGCCCCATGGCGGCTCGGCGAGCGGCGACTCGTTCCGGCAGTGGCTGATCATCGGCGTCATGGTCGGGGCGGCCCTGCTGCTGACGGGGTACGCGAAACGCTCCCGGCTCAACGCCGGCCCCGCCCTGCTCGCCACGGCCGCGGGGCTTCTCTACGGCGTCCAGGACGCCCTGACCCGGATGACCGGGGAGCGGTTCGCGGACGGCGGCCTCTCCGCGGTGCTGACCAGCTGGCAGCCGTACGCCATCGTCGCGCTCGGCCTGACCGGTCTCGTGCTCGTCCAGAGCGCCTTCGAAACGGCGTCGCTGCGCATGTCCCTGCCCGCGCTGACCGCGGCCCAGCCGCTGGCGGGCATCCTGTGCGGGGTGGGCTTCCTCGGCGACCGGCTGCGCACCGACGCGGGCGCGCTGGCGTGGGAGTCGGCGGGCCTCGCGGGCATCGTCGTCGGCATCATCCTGCTCGGCACACACCAGGCCATGCCGTGCGGCGCGCCGCAGCGGACCAAGCGCGCGGCGGCCGTGGTCCCGGCTCCGCTGAGCTGA